The Gemmatimonadota bacterium DNA window GCTCCCATTGCACGTCTTCGCCGCGGCGGACGCGGCGCCCGAGGCGGAGGCGCGGCTCACGGAACGGGGTGTGTCGGTGCACCGCGTCCCACGCGGTGCGTCCGGGGCGCTGCAGCTGGGCGCCGTGCTGGATACCTGTGCACGGCTCGGGCTGACCTCCGTCTTCTTCGAGGGTGGGGGGCGCCTGGGCACGTCGCTGCTGGCCGAGGGGCGCGTGGACCGCCTCCATCTCTTCCTCGCGCCCCGCTTCCTGGGCCCGCTCGGCACGCCTGCCTTCGGGGAGGCCCTCACCCCTTCCGGGTGGCGCCCCGTGGAGGAGCCCCGCACGCTCGGGCGCGACCTGCTGCTCACCCTGGAACCGGAGCGCTGATGTTCACCGGGATCGTGGAGGCCGTCGGCGAGGTGACGCGGCTGGAGCCGCGAGGCCGGGAGGGCCGGCGGATGTCACTGCGGGCGCCCGGCCTCGTCGCCTCGCTCGCGCTCGGGGACTCCGTGGCCGTCGACGGCGCCTGCCTGACCGTGGAGACGCTCTCCGAAGACGGATTCACCGTGACGGCCGTCGAGGCTACGCTCGCGCGGACGATCCTGGGCGGGTACCGGGAAGGCAGCGGCGTGAACCTCGAGCGGGCGGCCCGCCTGGGCGATCGCATGGACGGTCACCTGGTGCAGGGCCACGTGGACGGCGTGGGCACCCTGCAGGAGGTGGGCGGGGGGGAGGCTTCGCGCGTCCTGCGCTTCCGGATCCCCGCGGCGATCTGGCGCCAGACGGTCTCGCAGGGCTCGATCGCCATCAACGGCGTGAGCCTGACGGTGCAGCGGCTCCTGCCTCCCGACGAGGTCGAGATCGCCATCATCCCCTTCACGGCGCAGCACACCAATCTGGGCCGCCTCGAGCCCGGGGCGCGCGTCAACGTGGAGGGGGACCTGATCGCGAAGTACGTGGGTAGGATGCTCGCCCCGCACACCGGGGCCGCGGCGGAACCCGACCCGGCCCGGCCCGCGGGCGATCCGGAGGAGGAACGCACGTGACCCGCTTCAGCTCCGTGGAGGAGGCCGTCGCCGCCTTCGCGGAAGGCCGCATGATCATCGTCGCCGACGATGAGAGTCGCGAGAACGAAGGCGACCTGGTCGCCGCGGCCGAGTCGATCACGCCCGAGACGGTCAACTTCATGACCCAACACGGGCGGGGCCTGATCTGCGTGGCCCTCACACGGGAACGGGCGGACGAGCTTTCCCTCCCGTTGATGACCGACAACAACTCCGATCCCCAGCGCACGGCGTTCACCGTCTCGGTCGACGCCCATCAGCGCTTCGGCGTCACCACCGGCATCAGCGCGCACGATCGGGCGACCACCATCCGCCTGCTCGCGGAGCCGTCGACCCGTCCGGACGACCTGCGCCGGCCGGGCCACGTCTTTCCCCTGCGGGCCCAGCCGGGTGGGGTGCTGCGTCGGGTGGGGCAGACGGAGGCCGCCGTGGACCTGGCCCGGCTGGCCGGGCTGCGACCGGTGGGGGTGATCTGCGAGATCCTCAACGCCGACGGCACCATGGCCCGGCGGCCCCAACTCGAGACCATCGCGCAGGAATACGACCTCCCGTTCATCACGGTCGCGCAGCTGGTCTCGTACCGTCTCGGCAAGGAGCGCCTCGTGCGCCGGATCGCCGAGGCGGAGCTGCCCACCCCGCACGGCTCCTTCCGGATCATCGGATACGCCAACGTCATCGACGAGCGCGAGCACGTGGCGCTCGTGCGCGGGGACGTGGAGGGCAGGCCGGACGTCCTGGTGCGGATGCACTCCGAGTGCCTGACCGGAGACGTGTTCGGTTCGCTGCGCTGCGACTGCGGTGCACAGCTGGACGCGGCGATGGCGCGCATCGCCGCGGAAGGGCAGGGGGCCATCGTCTACCTGCGGCAGGAGGGGCGGGGGATCGGCCTCGGGAACAAGCTCCGGGCCTATCACCTGCAGGACCGCGGCCGCGACACCGTGGAGGCCAACGAGGAGCTCGGCTTCGCGCCCGACCTGCGCGACTACGGGATCGGGGCCCAGATCCTGCTGGATCTCGGGCTCAGCTCCATCCGGATCCTGACCAACAATCCCAAGAAGATCGTGGGGCTGGAGGGCTACGGCCTCACGGTCGCCGGCAGGGAGCCGCTGCACATCTCGCCGGATGATCACAACCGGCGCTATCTCGAGGCCAAGCGCGCCAAGCTCGGCCACCTCCTCTGACCCGGAAGCGTTCCCGTGGAGTTCGAAGGACGACTGGACGGCACCGGCCGCCGCGTGGCCGTGGTGGTGTCCCGCTTCAACAGCCTCATCACCGATGCGCTGCTGTCCGGTGCGCTGGACGCGCTGCGGCGACACGGCACCGCCGACGATGCGGTGGACGTGGTGCGGGTGCCCGGTGCCTGGGAGCTCCCTGGAGCGGTGGCGCGGGTGCTGGAGCGCGGCGGGTATGATGCGGTCGTGACCCTGGGGTGCGTGATCCGCGGTGCCACGCCGCACTTCGACTACGTGGCGGGGGAAGCGGCCCGGGGGATCGGTGAGATGGCGCGGACCGCGCCCGTGCCCATCACGTTCGGCGTGTTGACCACGGACACGCTGGAGCAGGCGCTGGAGCGGGCGGGAAGCAAAGCGGGCAACAAGGGGTGGGACGCAGCCGTCTCGGCGCTCGAGATGATCGGCGTCTATGCTGCCCTGGAGCGTGACGCGTGAACCGCGCCGGTCGCGCCCGCAGTCATCTGGACCGCAGCCGCGCGCGCGCCTGGGCGGTCCAGGTGCTGTACCAGTGGGAGATGACGGGCGCGGGGACGCCGCGTGAGGCGCTGGCCGACATGATGCGCCGGCGGCACATCGCGCCTCCCCGCGTGCCGTACCTGCGCGCCCTGGTGGAAGCGTACGGCACCTCGGCGGACTCCATCGACGAGCGCCTGCGGGGCGCGCTCAAGAACTGGCGGCTGGAACGGCTCGCCGCCCTCGACCGGGCCATCCTGCGCGTCGGGGCCACGGAGCTGCTGGCCATGGAAGACGTGCCCGGGAACGCCGCCATCCACGAGGCGGTGCTTCTGGCCGAGCGATACGGCGGCCCCGACTCCCCCCCGTTCGTGAACGGCGTGCTCGAAGCGCTCCGCAGGCTCGCGCCCGAGGGCAGCCTACGCGCGCCTTGAGGATCCTCGTCCTCAACTGGCTCGATCGCGACAATCCCCAGGCGGGCGGAGCCGAGCTGCACCTGCACGAGACCTTCGGCCGTCTCGTCGAGCGGGGCCACCAGGTGGACCTGGTGTGCTCGGGCTGGGACGGGGCCCCGTCGGATGTGCGACTGGACGGCATCGACGTGCACCGCTGCGGAGGCCGGTACACCCACGCGCTGTGCGCGCGCGGGCGCGCCCGCGCGCTGATCCGCGAGCGACGTCCGGACGTCGTCGTCGAGGACCTCAACAAGATCCCGCTCTTCGCGCCGCTGTGGTCGGAGGTGCCGGTGCTGCTGCTCGTGCACCATCTGTTCGGCGAGACCGCGTTCGCCGAAGCGGGCTTCCCTCTGGCTGCGACCACCTGGCTCCTGGAGCGTCCCGTCCCGCGCGTGTATGCGAACGTCCCCGTGGTGGCGGTGTCGGAGAGCACGCGTGCGGACCTGGTGGCGCGCGGCGTGAGCGCCACCCGGATCGCGGTCATCCCCAACGGGCTCGACCACGACCTGTATCGACCGGGGCCTGCGCAGGATCGCTTCCCCGATCCCACGCTCCTGTGCCTGGGCCGGGTCAAGCGCTACAAACGGATCGAGCTGACCCTGGATGCCCTGGTCCAGGTCCGCGCGACGATCCCGGACGCGCGGCTGCTGGTCGCCGGTACGGGTGACCACGAGCCCGCGCTGCGGGCGTACGCAGAGGGGCTCGGGCTCGGGAACGCCGTCGAGTTTCTCGGGTTTGTCTCCGAGCCGCGGAAGGTCGAGCTGCTGCAGAGGGCCTGGGTGCACGTCTTCACGTCCCCCAAGGAAGGGTGGGGGCTGACCAACCTGGAAGCGGCGGCCTGTGCCACCCCGAGCGTGGTCAGCGACTCGCCGGGTCTCCGGGAGTCGGTCCTGGACGGCCGCACCGGGTGGAGGGTCCCGCACGGCGACCTGCCCGCGCTGGGTGCGGCGCTCACCAAGGCGCTCCAGGACGGCCCTGAACGGGCCCGCCGTGGGCAGGCGGCCCTGGAGTTCGCGGCCCGCTTCACGTGGGATCGGACGGCGCAGGAGATGGAACGCGCCCTGCAGATGGCCGCCGCGGTGGACCATCCATAGAATGGGGGAATGATGCAGGTTCGGATCAGCAGCCGGAGATGTGAGGTCCCGGAGGCCGCCAAACGGCGGGCCGAGCAGCGGATCCAGAAGATGGTCCGCTACGACGCCCGCCTGAGCGCCGCCGAGGTGGTGTTCTCGGAGGAGCGCCACGTGCGCAAGGTCGAGGGCATCCTCTCGCTGGACGGTTCCGAGCCCCTGGTGGCCACGGGGGAGGGCGACCAGTTCCTGGAGGCGGTCGATCGCCTGTGCGAGCGCCTCAATCGTCGCCTCCGACGCCGGAGGGCGGCGCTCAAGGAGCGGCGCGTCGGGTCCGGGGACGGGAGCGTGTGACCCCTTCGCTGACCGTCGAGGAGCTCGTCCGGGCGCGCTCGGAGGTCCTCGATCTGACGCCCCTCAACCCGGGGGTCGCACTCGACCGACCCATCCGCGATCCGGACGTCTCGGGTCCCGGCCTCGCGTTGGCGGGGTTCTTCGAGCGCTTCCCGGCCGATCGCGTGCAGGTGTTCGGCGAGACCGAGATGAAGTACCTGGCCACGCTTTCGGCAGACGTCGCCGAAGCCCGCATCCGGGATCTCTTCGGGCACGGCATGCCGGCGGCCTTCGTCAGCAAAGGCCTGGAGGTGGCGGACTGGTTCGTGGAGGCGGCCACGGCCCAGGGGGTGCCCCTGTTCCGCTCTCCGCTCCCGACGCGGGAGGTGTTCCGGATCGTGGCGCCCTGGGTGGAGGGTGGCCTGGCCCCGTCCGAGGCCCTGCACGGATCGCTCGCCGACGTCTACGGCGTGGGCTTGCTGTTCACCGGGGACTCCGGCGTCGGCAAGTCCGAATGCGTGCTCGATCTCGTGGAGCGTGGGCATCGCCTGGTCGCCGACGACATGGTCATCGCCGCTCGTCGGGGACGCACGGTGCTCATCGGTCGTGCGCACGATCGCCAGGGCCACCACATGGAGATCCGCGGCGTCGGCATCATCGACGTGCAGGCGCTCTTCGGGATCCGCGCCATCCGCCAGCAGAAGCGCATCGAGGTCGTCGTGAACCTGGCGTTGTGGAACGCCGAGACCACCTACGATCGCACGGGTCTGCAGCGGAGCTCCCGCACCATCCTCGGCGTCACGCTTCCCGAGATCACGATCCCTCTGAATCCGGGAAAGAACGTCACCGTGATCTCCGAGGTCGTGGCCATGGACCACCTGCTGCGCTACTCGGGGGTGGATTCGGCCCAGGCGTTCGACCGGCGCCTCCGCGCGGCCATGGCTCCCGTGCGCGAGTACCTCGAGGAGGACTATGAGTGAGCCCGGCCCGGCCGTGCAGGGCGTCGTGTTCGCCCACGGAGCCGTCGCGGCCGCGCTCGTCGATGCGGTGTCCCAGATCACGGGTGTCCGGGACGCCCTCGTGCCCTTGAGCAACGAGCAGGTGGCGCCCACGGTCCTCGCCGAGCGCCTGCGCGAGGCCGCCGGTGCCGGGCCCACCCTCATCTTCACCGACCTGCGCAGCTCGAGCTGCTCCGTGGTCGCGCGCCGCGCGGTCGAGCCCGACACGCGCTGGGCCGTCGTCTGCGGTGCCAATCTGCCCATGCTGCTCGACTTCGTGTTC harbors:
- a CDS encoding bifunctional 3,4-dihydroxy-2-butanone-4-phosphate synthase/GTP cyclohydrolase II; the encoded protein is MTRFSSVEEAVAAFAEGRMIIVADDESRENEGDLVAAAESITPETVNFMTQHGRGLICVALTRERADELSLPLMTDNNSDPQRTAFTVSVDAHQRFGVTTGISAHDRATTIRLLAEPSTRPDDLRRPGHVFPLRAQPGGVLRRVGQTEAAVDLARLAGLRPVGVICEILNADGTMARRPQLETIAQEYDLPFITVAQLVSYRLGKERLVRRIAEAELPTPHGSFRIIGYANVIDEREHVALVRGDVEGRPDVLVRMHSECLTGDVFGSLRCDCGAQLDAAMARIAAEGQGAIVYLRQEGRGIGLGNKLRAYHLQDRGRDTVEANEELGFAPDLRDYGIGAQILLDLGLSSIRILTNNPKKIVGLEGYGLTVAGREPLHISPDDHNRRYLEAKRAKLGHLL
- the raiA gene encoding ribosome-associated translation inhibitor RaiA, which produces MQVRISSRRCEVPEAAKRRAEQRIQKMVRYDARLSAAEVVFSEERHVRKVEGILSLDGSEPLVATGEGDQFLEAVDRLCERLNRRLRRRRAALKERRVGSGDGSV
- a CDS encoding riboflavin synthase, whose translation is MFTGIVEAVGEVTRLEPRGREGRRMSLRAPGLVASLALGDSVAVDGACLTVETLSEDGFTVTAVEATLARTILGGYREGSGVNLERAARLGDRMDGHLVQGHVDGVGTLQEVGGGEASRVLRFRIPAAIWRQTVSQGSIAINGVSLTVQRLLPPDEVEIAIIPFTAQHTNLGRLEPGARVNVEGDLIAKYVGRMLAPHTGAAAEPDPARPAGDPEEERT
- the ribE gene encoding 6,7-dimethyl-8-ribityllumazine synthase; translation: MEFEGRLDGTGRRVAVVVSRFNSLITDALLSGALDALRRHGTADDAVDVVRVPGAWELPGAVARVLERGGYDAVVTLGCVIRGATPHFDYVAGEAARGIGEMARTAPVPITFGVLTTDTLEQALERAGSKAGNKGWDAAVSALEMIGVYAALERDA
- a CDS encoding glycosyltransferase family 4 protein — its product is MRILVLNWLDRDNPQAGGAELHLHETFGRLVERGHQVDLVCSGWDGAPSDVRLDGIDVHRCGGRYTHALCARGRARALIRERRPDVVVEDLNKIPLFAPLWSEVPVLLLVHHLFGETAFAEAGFPLAATTWLLERPVPRVYANVPVVAVSESTRADLVARGVSATRIAVIPNGLDHDLYRPGPAQDRFPDPTLLCLGRVKRYKRIELTLDALVQVRATIPDARLLVAGTGDHEPALRAYAEGLGLGNAVEFLGFVSEPRKVELLQRAWVHVFTSPKEGWGLTNLEAAACATPSVVSDSPGLRESVLDGRTGWRVPHGDLPALGAALTKALQDGPERARRGQAALEFAARFTWDRTAQEMERALQMAAAVDHP
- the nusB gene encoding transcription antitermination factor NusB; this encodes MNRAGRARSHLDRSRARAWAVQVLYQWEMTGAGTPREALADMMRRRHIAPPRVPYLRALVEAYGTSADSIDERLRGALKNWRLERLAALDRAILRVGATELLAMEDVPGNAAIHEAVLLAERYGGPDSPPFVNGVLEALRRLAPEGSLRAP
- the hprK gene encoding HPr(Ser) kinase/phosphatase codes for the protein MTPSLTVEELVRARSEVLDLTPLNPGVALDRPIRDPDVSGPGLALAGFFERFPADRVQVFGETEMKYLATLSADVAEARIRDLFGHGMPAAFVSKGLEVADWFVEAATAQGVPLFRSPLPTREVFRIVAPWVEGGLAPSEALHGSLADVYGVGLLFTGDSGVGKSECVLDLVERGHRLVADDMVIAARRGRTVLIGRAHDRQGHHMEIRGVGIIDVQALFGIRAIRQQKRIEVVVNLALWNAETTYDRTGLQRSSRTILGVTLPEITIPLNPGKNVTVISEVVAMDHLLRYSGVDSAQAFDRRLRAAMAPVREYLEEDYE